A section of the Telopea speciosissima isolate NSW1024214 ecotype Mountain lineage chromosome 3, Tspe_v1, whole genome shotgun sequence genome encodes:
- the LOC122653868 gene encoding CASP-like protein 1F1, whose product MEGVQSKESQDPTLTNTRGGKYLMVAQALLRTLVAVCTLTAACLMFTSKQTTSVFGVSFSAKYNYVPAFRFSAEIVGFDPYVLMFFFGGGFICRFFADANVAACVLSLLSLGTVCFIYHRLTYFFLFLHDLVMMTLLMAACAASTAIGEVGAHGNSYTGWMPICDHFGKFCNRVTASLIFSYLAVMMFLVLTVLSALRMQPPRLISSSSSVVVVV is encoded by the exons ATGGAGGGCGTTCAATCCAAAGAATCACAAGACCCAACTCTTACAAACACCAGAGGAGGAAAATATCTTATGGTGGCCCAAGCTTTGCTGAGAACATTGGTGGCTGTATGCACGTTGACTGCAGCATGCTTGATGTTCACCAGCAAACAAACTACTTCAGTGTTTGGAGTTTCTTTTAGCGCAAAATACAATTATGTGCCGGCTTTTCG TTTCTCGGCCGAAATCGTCGGATTTGACCCATAtgttcttatgtttttttttgggggggggtttatTTGCAGGTTCTTTGCAGATGCAAACGTTGCTGCATGTGTCCTCTCTCTGCTTTCCTTGGGCACTGTTTGCTTTATTTATCATCGATTGACctattttttcctgtttttgcATGATTTG GTGATGATGACATTGCTGATGGCCGCTTGTGCTGCATCAACTGCAATTGGTGAGGTTGGTGCTCATGGAAATAGCTACACAGGTTGGATGCCAATATGCGACCACTTCGGGAAGTTCTGTAACAGAGTCACGGcttctctcattttctcttaCTTGGCTGTGATGATGTTCCTTGTTCTTACTGTCTTATCTGCACTCCGCATGCAACCACCGAGGTTAATATCAAGCTCTTCATCAGTAGTCGTAGTAGTATGA